The following coding sequences lie in one Actinomycetota bacterium genomic window:
- a CDS encoding IS110 family transposase has product MEVLFDRVAGLDVSKKSVTVCVRTPGPRRRRVSQTRTFATMSRSLQVMADWLVAEGVTLAAMESTSTYWKPVLYCLEERMQTWLVNAAHMKAVPGRKSDVKDAEWIAQLLEHGLLAPSFVPPPPIRHLRMLTRYRMQLYGDRTRDTTRLEQMLEDASIKISAVASSLTTVSARTMLAAMIAGERDPRVLAEMAKGRMRAKIPALTEALTGNFDADHARLAAALLHRLDHVERAIAELDQTIAEACRPWAHQIELLQTIPGVGVKVAQVIIAETGGDMTQFPSAAHLAAWAGVAPAMRESAGRRRPAGTRKGNKWLAAMLVEAAGSVARSKDNYLTAQHARLTARRGAGRANMAVGHSILVCAYHMLLRDEPYHDLGVDWLRRRDDQAHTRRLVAQLERLGHTVILDPAA; this is encoded by the coding sequence ATGGAGGTGCTGTTCGACCGGGTGGCCGGGCTCGACGTCAGCAAGAAGTCGGTGACGGTGTGCGTGCGCACCCCGGGACCGAGGCGGCGCCGGGTCAGCCAGACCCGGACGTTCGCCACGATGAGCCGGTCGCTGCAGGTGATGGCGGACTGGCTGGTCGCGGAGGGCGTCACGCTGGCCGCGATGGAGTCCACCTCGACGTACTGGAAGCCGGTGCTGTACTGCCTGGAGGAGCGGATGCAGACCTGGCTGGTCAACGCCGCGCACATGAAGGCGGTCCCCGGTCGGAAGAGCGACGTCAAAGACGCCGAGTGGATCGCGCAGCTGCTCGAGCACGGGCTGCTGGCGCCCTCGTTCGTGCCGCCACCACCGATCCGGCACCTGCGGATGCTGACCCGGTACCGGATGCAGCTGTACGGGGACCGCACCCGCGACACCACCCGGCTGGAGCAGATGCTGGAGGACGCCAGCATCAAGATTTCGGCGGTGGCGTCCAGCCTGACCACGGTGTCGGCGCGCACGATGCTGGCCGCGATGATCGCCGGCGAACGCGACCCGCGGGTGCTGGCCGAGATGGCAAAGGGGAGGATGCGGGCCAAGATCCCGGCCCTCACCGAGGCCCTGACCGGGAACTTCGACGCCGACCACGCCCGGCTGGCGGCCGCCCTGCTGCACCGGCTGGACCACGTGGAGCGGGCGATCGCCGAGCTGGACCAGACGATCGCGGAGGCCTGCCGGCCGTGGGCGCACCAGATCGAGCTGCTGCAGACCATCCCCGGCGTCGGGGTCAAGGTCGCGCAGGTGATCATCGCCGAGACCGGCGGCGACATGACGCAGTTCCCCTCCGCCGCGCACCTGGCAGCCTGGGCCGGGGTGGCGCCCGCCATGCGTGAGTCCGCCGGCCGCCGCAGGCCGGCGGGGACACGCAAGGGCAACAAGTGGCTGGCCGCGATGCTGGTGGAGGCCGCCGGATCGGTGGCCCGCAGCAAGGACAACTACCTGACCGCCCAGCACGCCCGGCTCACCGCCCGCCGCGGCGCCGGCCGGGCCAATATGGCGGTCGGGCACTCGATCCTGGTCTGCGCCTACCACATGCTGCTGCGCGACGAGCCCTACCACGACCTCGGCGTGGACTGGCTGCGCCGCCGCGACGACCAGGCCCACACCCGCCGGCTGGTCGCCCAGCTGGAACGACTCGGCCACACCGTCATTCTCGACCCCGCCGCCTGA